The following is a genomic window from Solanum lycopersicum chromosome 6, SLM_r2.1.
gtgatgtatattcttttgaactaaaaaaataatgtataatattGGATAGAGATGATCTAAATCTGAGATAATAGACCGTGGGGATCTATATAGACTATAGTTACTCTCCACTTCTGTTTGGGATTGAGGTGTAGCTTTCACTTAATTTAAGCCAGATTGATAGTGTTGTATCATGTTCTTTTTTGTTGCAAAAAGTTGGTATAAGTTATAGCATTATCTGGTTGAATCCTTGTGTAACAACTGTTTCTATTTGGTGTCGatgatataattttctttttctttcttctggGGTTTGTTTCTACGAAGATTCCTGTTTCATGAAAGCTTGGTGGTTGCTTCAGATTAcgtttacttttatttgtctGTGCAACAAGTATGGGAAGAAGAGCTTGTTTCCGCAATCTGCCTACAGTTTGAACTTTCGTTAGATATTGTAAACATTTTGATTGTTACCTTGTTTATCGACATAGTGGATGTGAATTTTGATTAAGGTTTCTAAATTAGTGTATGACCTCATGTATCTCTTTGTAATCACCTTTGACTGCTTGTATCTTAGGAACTGCATCCTCCTGGCTCCCTCTCAGCTTGAAGAAATCAAGTCACTAATTTTTCAAAGAGATATTTGTCACATTGAACTTTCATTAAACATAACTTGAAAAGCCTAGAATGTGTGAAAAATCCAAGTATGCTATTTCCATTTAGACACTGGAAGAACTAATCATGTTTGGTAAATTGTTATACTGTTTAGTTAGATTGAATTAGCAGTAGGGGAGAAAATACTACAGTTACTATACGTAGAGCAGCagattttaaaactttaaactagaaagtataataattttaaatattagtacTACTAAACTACTTTAAGAAGATATATAGCATCACTTGtctaaaacataattaaataggAGTCATGTCGCATATCCACCAAGAGGAGTTGTTCCTTGAACATTTTATAGCAACAACACCAGTTAAAGAGATGattagacaaaaagaaaaaaacattggCACAGCAGTTCGATAATTCCTAGAACGCATGTATTCTCTTGTAACAACATTTTCTTTAAGGGAAAAAAGCTGTTAAGTATTATTTTCTACAAGAACTATTTCCTTGCGTGGCCGAAAAATCTGGCAGCAGATTTCATTCGTTAGTTTACCAGTTTGGCTGGTTTTACAGTCAATTGAACTTCCCAGAAGATGGCTGAAAGCATACGCTTATAGGCGGATAAAGAATTGATATCCACAAATAGAAGTTAAATGCTTTGGAACAATCAAGGCATCGCTGGACCAAGCCTAAGCAGCTGCAGCCATTGGAAATGATCTATTTACTTGATCGGTAACAAACCCTCTTGACTGCACGAACGATGTCCTCTACCTGTATCAGAAAATTCAAACACATGATGAATGTGTTCATATGAAGGAAAACATGGAACATCTGGTTCAAATGCAATTCACCAGTAAAATAAGGGAAGAAGTGTTCTTCATTGTTTTATTCAAGTATTACCCCCTCCTTATACCTTCAAGTAACGTGTATTTGCATGGGACACAATCTATGACTTTCAGATTGTCATACTAAAACTCTGGTAACTTGTTCCAACTACTCTCCAATTTTTTTCTCCTAGACTAATTCCGGGAGACACATTTCACTATTCCATCGGACaatcaattaatcaacaatGTCTCAATTTCCAAAGTTGATTAAGATCAAGAATACAAACATTTTTGTTCATTCAGCTATAATCAATTAATCACCAATGTCTCAATTTCCAAAGTTGATTAAGATCAAGAATACAAACATTTGTGTTCATTCAGctataatcaattaatcaacaatGTCTCAATTTCCAAAGTTGATTAAGATCAAGAAGACAAACATTTGTGTTCATTCAGCTATATGCTGTTCAATTTCATACCAATACTAAATAGTGTCTTCTAAAGTAAGTAAGAGCTTCTTTAAATCTAACTATTGTCCCTGCACGAACGGAGAAGTCTGTACCCAAACTAAGAAAAATCCTGGCAAGCTACCGACCCAGTTAAAGCATAATAAAAACAAGTAAATTTTATTTCCAAGATCTGCCTTAATATGGACCTTTTGGTTCCATTATATTCTTAACCAATTCCACATTTATTCTAAGAAATTGTCTTTGACATAACTTCCTccatatgattttaaatttaccTCTTCTTCTTTCTATAACTGTTCAAGCACTGTAGTACCTCACCTACATACTGGTACATATTAGAGGTCCAAGTAGGACAAGATCAAACTATCTCAGGcgttctctcttttttcttttaatcaagTAAAGTGAGGTGTTCTTCATTAATTTACATCCATGGGATGCTGATAGTAACAGCAGCTGAGCAAAAATAACAGCTCCTGTACATGGTTTGTTTGACGACTTGATCTCTAAATATAATCAAGTggctaataaaataaatgaattaagaGTAAACACATTTCTGTGTTTAGACCAACAGAAAGGTCACTAAAAATCTATCCTcgggcatttcctcattttattCTGTTGTGTGATACTTGCACCCGATGTAGGATGTGATCATCTTTTATCATGACCAATCTTGTATAACCACTTATTGATCTTATCATCTGCATTTCTACAACACTATCTCGTGGATATGATGTGCCTATATGTTTACTCTCATAAAACGTGGTTTATGGACAACTTTATTGTAGGACTTGCACATTTCATTATTCGGCAAATAGTCAGAATTTACCCAGACCGTGGACCACTGAATACTTGCATATCCAAGAGATGTCATTCTTGGATGGTCAGACCCTAACACAACATGATATAATCATCTACAGAAACCAGAGAGTTCCAAGCTCAATGACACGtggatcattttttttcatccagttaatttctatatataccaTTTTATCACAATAACCATATAGATGGACTTGTTTATGATAGGTCTCCAATATATGCGTGTAAATATCTGGCTCCGATATGAACGgttcttttttctaatttttagtGTATTTTCAAGATTCTTGAGATACCCATGCAATACATGCATTTGAGTTTCTACACAAGTACATCAAGACAGGGGAGATGGACTCTACAAAATATAAGATCATAACTAGAAtcaaactaaaatttatcaactattttatttttcgaaaCAGGTAACATCTAAAATTTATGAACTATTAAAGACCTAACAAAACCAccaatttatgattaaataaaatataaaagtcgAATTGCTGAGaacacaaagaaaatatttgactACAGACCTGTGGAACAGCCAGTCTTTCAAGATTAGCAGCGTATGGCATAGGAACATCAGCACCTGATATCCTCTCAACTGGTGCATCAAGATACTCAAAGCTCTCCTCAACCACAGATGCACTAGTAAGATTAGGAAAATGTAATCCAGTAAGTGCTTTATCTTGGtgaacaaacaaaaacaaaataacaaagcAGCTCAAGTTTGTCCTAAGACTGTTAGAAGAGAGTAACCAGATTTCAGCGCCAACACCATGTTGTGGAAATCCTTCCTCAACAGTTACAAGTCTGTTGGTTTTCCTCACAGATGCATTAATGGCAGGTCTATCAAGTGGTCGGATCGAGCGCAGATTTATAACCTGATTACAGAAGAGAAATGAGAAGTGCAAAGCAAGGACTTTTTTGTGCTTACCAATATAAAAGCAAAACTAGATATGAACTCAGGAGTCATACCTCAGCACTAATTCCTTCCTTGGCAAGAAGTTCAGCAGCCTATAAAAGTTTAGATGTCATTACACATAGAATTGCACAAGTTATATGAGactattctttgtatattaagGGCTTTTGCACTAGGATTTAAAACTTCAGCATTTACGAATCAACAATTGTTTCTGAAGGAGAATGCACACTTGGTAATTTAACACAATCCAATGCCCAACATGTAATTTTACTTCTCCAAAAATAGTTTAACACAAATCAAGACAAAATATAAAAGCTAGCTGCTAAAAGCCAGTCAAATTAGAAACATCTAGGACTCCTCAGATCAGGAGTAATTCTGTCTAAATTGAAAGGTAATAGATGAATCACACTTCAAATCTGAACGTTGTCAAATAATTCATGACTTGTGATAATAGTTCTAAATCCATCAAGcgaaaaaaaatcttgaattcAGATTGAATTGCTATTAGGTGTAGATATCCTTCTATTGTCATGTGCTTCATTGGTTGGAAACAATTCTATTAATTGATATACAGATCCAATAAACACTAATCATCCATTTATATATTCATCTGGATTCAATAACCGTCTTTCTATAAGCAGAGAAACCATCAAAAGTTTGTCACGGAGGATATGCTGGATTTCATGCAGAAATGGTCCAACACTGCCAAGGAAAACTACGACAAACCTTGATCGCATAGCCAACCATCTTTGAGAAGGCAGTGATGGTCACATCCTTCCCTTCGCGTTCTATCTGTCAGTGTTTGTAAAGTAAGGAATAATAGCCCATAAGATGATACAGAAAAAACAATGAAATCTACATGGATGAACTTACCTTAGCTTTTCCAATGGGGAGGGAGAAACTAGAATCAAGAGCTTCAGCGGAAATAGGGAAAGACTCACCATACCTGCATTAAGAAAATCAAGTCACGAGGATACATTTtaagaagaaataaagaaaacaacattTTGGATAACAAAACCCGGAAACTCACAGCAATTCATTTTCCAGAAACACAACAGGATCAGGATCCCTGATAGCAGCTTTGAGCAAGCCACGAGCATCTTCGGAAGAGTATGGAGCTAGTACCTTTAATCCTGGACACGCACCATACC
Proteins encoded in this region:
- the LOC101266731 gene encoding pyruvate dehydrogenase E1 component subunit beta-1, mitochondrial, yielding MSGIIGRTMANRRISDLNKFLVGSRLFASRTYSSAVKEMTVRDALNSALDEEMSADPKVFVMGEEVGEYQGAYKITKGLLAKYGPQRVIDTPITEAGFTGIGVGAAYHGLRPVIEFMTFNFSMQAIDHIINSAAKSNYMSAGQISVPIVFRGPNGAAAGVGAQHSQCYAAWYGACPGLKVLAPYSSEDARGLLKAAIRDPDPVVFLENELLYGESFPISAEALDSSFSLPIGKAKIEREGKDVTITAFSKMVGYAIKAAELLAKEGISAEVINLRSIRPLDRPAINASVRKTNRLVTVEEGFPQHGVGAEICASVVEESFEYLDAPVERISGADVPMPYAANLERLAVPQVEDIVRAVKRVCYRSSK